The Vicinamibacterales bacterium genome contains the following window.
CCAGCAACGGAGCAACGGAGGCAACGGAGGCAACGGAGGTAAACGGAGTCTGGCTGGTTCAGCAAGAAAACCAACAGGCTCCGTTCACCTCCGTTGCCTCCGTTGCTCCGTTCTGTTGATCCGTTCCCTCCGTCGACCTCCGTTCACTGATTGAGAACGAACGCCACCAGTCGATTCCCTGCCCCGGCGATGACGTACTGCAGGCCATCGAGCTGGTAGGTGATCGGCCCGTTGGTGACGGAACTGCCGACGCGGGCGTTCCACAGCGGCTCGCCGGTGGTCGCGTTGTAGGCGCCGATGCCGCCGGCGGCCGACCCGAACAGCAGATTGCCGGCGGTCGTGAGCAGGCCGGAGTTGCCGCCGTAGCGCGGGATGCTCCAGCGCACGTCACCGGTCTTGTAGTCGATCGCCTTCAGCTGCGGCTGCTCGGTATAGCCGCCGCGGTCGGTGCCCCCCCACCCCATCGGGTTCTCGCTGACGTCGTAGAGATACCAGACGCTGAAGGCGCGGGTGGCGTTGACGTAGAAGAGGCCGGACTGCGGGCTGAAGCTCGGCGGAAACCAGTTGGTGGCGCCTCCCTGATTCGGCGTCACCAGCGCGCCGGCGACCTGCGGGTTCTTCGCCGGATTGGGAATCGGCACTCCCTGGTCGTCATGGCCGAGCGACCAGTTGGTCTTGATGTATTCGCTCGACACCACGGCCTTGCCGTCGGTGCGATCGAGCACGAAGAACTTGCCGTTGCGCGAGGCCTGCGCGATCAGCTTCCGCCGCTGACCGTTGATCGTGCCGTCGAAGATCACCGCGGTCTGGGTCGCGTCCCAGTCGTGCGTGTCGTGCGGCGACGCCTGGAAGTACCAGACCATCTTCCCGGTGTCGGCGTTCAACGCCACGATTGACGCGGTGTAGAGATTCGCCCCCTTCCGATTCGCGTGGGCGATCACCGGCTGCGGGTTGCCGGTCGTCACGTAGATCAGGTTCAGCTCGGGATCGTAGGTGATCGGCTGCCAGGTCATGCCGCCGCCATGCTTCGCCATGTCGAGATTCGGCCAGCTCTCGAGGCCGGGATCGCCCGGCTTCTGCGGCGTGACATACCAGCGCCAGATGAGATCTCCCGTCTCCGGGCTGCGGGCGTCGAGGTACGCCGGCACGTCGAGATCGTCGCCGCTCGGGCCGAGAATCAGCTTGTCCTTCACCACGACCGGCGCGATCGAGCCGTAATACATCATCTCGAGCGAGCAGAACTCCTTCGCCCACTTCTCGCTGCCCGTCTTGATGTCGAGCGCGACGAGATTGCAGTCGGTGGTGACGAAGTAGACGGTGTCGTTGAGGATGGCCACCCCGCGATTGCCGATCTGGATGCCGCCGCGGCTGCGCGAGTAATTGAAGTGCCACAGCTCGCGGCCGGTGCGCGCCTCGACGGCATAGACGTGATTGGGCGTCGTGAAGTAGAGCACGCCGCCGACCTGCAGCGGCGTCGCCTTGATCGTGCCGCCCGCCGGCAGGTCGTAGATCCACGCCAGGCTCAGGTTCTTCACGTTCCCGGTGTTGATCTTGAGCAGCGGACTGTAGCGGCGGCCCGAGTAGTCGCCGTTGTAGGTCGGCCACGACTCGGTGGTCGGGTTCTCGATTTGATCCGCCGTCAGCGCGACCGGCGAAGCCGGCGGCTGCTGCGCCGCCAGCGCCGCCGAGGCGAGCGCGGCTGCAATCAGGGCTGCACGCATGGCTCTCATTTCATCCTCGCCAGGTAGGCGACAACGTCGTGAATCTGCTTGTCGGTGATGCGGTCCAGCAGGTCGATGTGCGCCTGCAGCGGATTGACCTTGACCACCTTCATGTTCGGAGTGCGGCGGATGACGCGGATCGGGCCGTCGGAATGCCGCAGCGTGATGTAGAAGTCGCTCTCCTCCACCAGCTCGCCCGACAGCGGCGTGCCCTGCGGCGGCGTGACCGTGACGATGATCGCGTTCCGGCTGGCCCCCGGCGGTCCGCCGGCGCGCCCGGCGCCGCGCCCGCCGCGGCCGCTCGCCGGAAACAGCATCCGCTGCTGCAGGTCGACCGGCTGCAGCCGGCTGCCAATCCCGGCGAGGCTGCGCGTCGTGTCGGTGTGGCAGGCCGCGCAGCCCCCTTCACCCTTGAAATAGGCCTCACCTGCCTGCGGGTCGCCGACGAGGATGTCGGAGACGGTGAACAGCGGCGACTGCCGCATCGTGTCGTTGACGCGCTCGCGCAGGAAGTTGGCGAGCGCGACGATCTCTTCATCCGTGAACGACACGGTCGACTTCCGGGTCTGCGCCGGATGGCCGCCTTTGAGGAACGGCCCGAGCACGCTGCCGGCGCGCTCGGCGAACCGATCGTAATTGACCGTCTTGCTCCGGATGATATTGGGACCGGACTCCGACCCGCGCGCCTGCGAACCGTGGCAGGTGATGCACTCGCTCGCCCAGATGGCGCGCCCGCGGTCGTGCGCCGCCTGGTCGACGACGGGCAGACGGCCGAGGATGCTGGGAGGCGGAGCCGGCGGCTGCGCCGCTCCTCTCCCGCGCCCCTGTTCCTGCGCATGGGCGATCGAGAGCGCGCAGAGCCCGGCCGCCAGTGCCATCGCGGATCGGGCGCGGCGGGTGCCGGCTCGTGGACGCATACGTCTCCCCTTCGTGCGAATCGATGCGGCTTGCGTGTGGCGACAGCTTAACGAGTCTGGCGCGTCAGAAGCAAACCAGCCGATCCCGCTTGGTGTCCACCTTGTTGAACGGGAATCCGGGGACCTTCTTCAGATCGTCGATGCTCTTGCACGGCCCGACGTCGTTCCGGTACTTGATCCACAGCGCCGCTTCCTTCCGGAG
Protein-coding sequences here:
- a CDS encoding cytochrome c gives rise to the protein MRPRAGTRRARSAMALAAGLCALSIAHAQEQGRGRGAAQPPAPPPSILGRLPVVDQAAHDRGRAIWASECITCHGSQARGSESGPNIIRSKTVNYDRFAERAGSVLGPFLKGGHPAQTRKSTVSFTDEEIVALANFLRERVNDTMRQSPLFTVSDILVGDPQAGEAYFKGEGGCAACHTDTTRSLAGIGSRLQPVDLQQRMLFPASGRGGRGAGRAGGPPGASRNAIIVTVTPPQGTPLSGELVEESDFYITLRHSDGPIRVIRRTPNMKVVKVNPLQAHIDLLDRITDKQIHDVVAYLARMK
- a CDS encoding acido-empty-quinoprotein group A encodes the protein MRAMRAALIAAALASAALAAQQPPASPVALTADQIENPTTESWPTYNGDYSGRRYSPLLKINTGNVKNLSLAWIYDLPAGGTIKATPLQVGGVLYFTTPNHVYAVEARTGRELWHFNYSRSRGGIQIGNRGVAILNDTVYFVTTDCNLVALDIKTGSEKWAKEFCSLEMMYYGSIAPVVVKDKLILGPSGDDLDVPAYLDARSPETGDLIWRWYVTPQKPGDPGLESWPNLDMAKHGGGMTWQPITYDPELNLIYVTTGNPQPVIAHANRKGANLYTASIVALNADTGKMVWYFQASPHDTHDWDATQTAVIFDGTINGQRRKLIAQASRNGKFFVLDRTDGKAVVSSEYIKTNWSLGHDDQGVPIPNPAKNPQVAGALVTPNQGGATNWFPPSFSPQSGLFYVNATRAFSVWYLYDVSENPMGWGGTDRGGYTEQPQLKAIDYKTGDVRWSIPRYGGNSGLLTTAGNLLFGSAAGGIGAYNATTGEPLWNARVGSSVTNGPITYQLDGLQYVIAGAGNRLVAFVLNQ